From one Dyella sp. 2HG41-7 genomic stretch:
- a CDS encoding cyclopropane-fatty-acyl-phospholipid synthase family protein gives MNAIADTTPDTNASFGAMDRWLRQRLIAQLGDLRHGKVVLADAMGHVTLGAGPIEATDLIVHMTVRDPRFYRDVAANGSVGAGVSYMNGAWECDDLVGLIRLLVRNRDLLDAMETGPARLGGAMMRGWHALRRNTLAGSRRNIAAHYDLGNAFFGLFLSKDLMYSSAMWDGESDTLEAASERKLETICRKLALKPTDRVIEIGTGWGGFALYAARHYGCHVTTTTISREQYALASERVAAAGLQDRITLLLHDYRDLTGQYDKLVSIEMIEAIGADYLETYFAQLGDLLKPDGLAVVQAITIEDHRYVQAINTVDFIKRYVFPGSFIPSVTAMLGAKTRASDLSLIDMQDFGDSYARTLHAWRLRFLAAVDDVRRQGFDEAFIRLWEFYLAYCEGGFRERSIGVAHLRFAKPGYRYDVAEGSA, from the coding sequence ATGAACGCGATTGCTGATACCACGCCTGACACAAATGCTTCGTTCGGCGCTATGGACCGATGGCTACGGCAACGCCTGATCGCGCAACTTGGCGACCTTCGTCACGGGAAAGTCGTCCTGGCGGATGCGATGGGCCATGTGACACTTGGCGCGGGTCCTATCGAAGCCACCGATTTGATTGTGCATATGACCGTGCGCGATCCGCGCTTTTATCGGGACGTTGCGGCCAATGGCAGCGTCGGCGCGGGCGTGTCGTACATGAATGGCGCATGGGAATGCGATGACCTCGTGGGCTTGATTCGACTGCTGGTGCGCAACCGCGATCTGCTCGATGCGATGGAAACGGGGCCGGCGCGACTGGGAGGCGCAATGATGCGCGGCTGGCATGCGCTACGGCGCAATACCCTGGCGGGAAGTCGCCGAAACATCGCGGCTCATTATGACCTCGGCAACGCATTCTTCGGTCTCTTTCTTTCCAAAGACCTGATGTACTCCTCGGCGATGTGGGACGGCGAGTCCGATACGCTGGAGGCCGCTTCGGAACGAAAGCTGGAAACCATCTGCCGAAAGCTCGCACTGAAGCCGACGGATCGCGTGATCGAGATCGGCACCGGCTGGGGCGGCTTTGCGCTGTACGCAGCCAGGCACTACGGCTGTCATGTCACCACGACCACCATCTCGCGCGAGCAATACGCGCTTGCCAGCGAACGTGTCGCGGCGGCGGGACTGCAAGACCGCATCACACTTCTGCTCCACGACTATCGCGATTTGACCGGCCAATACGACAAGCTTGTATCCATCGAGATGATCGAGGCGATCGGTGCGGATTATCTCGAGACCTATTTTGCTCAATTGGGTGACCTCCTCAAACCGGACGGGCTCGCTGTGGTGCAAGCGATCACCATCGAAGACCATCGCTATGTACAAGCTATCAATACCGTCGATTTCATCAAGCGCTATGTCTTTCCAGGCAGCTTTATTCCTTCAGTGACAGCGATGCTGGGCGCCAAAACGCGCGCCAGCGACCTATCTTTGATCGATATGCAGGATTTTGGCGACTCTTACGCGCGCACGCTGCACGCCTGGCGTCTGCGCTTTCTCGCCGCGGTGGACGACGTTCGGCGCCAAGGTTTCGATGAAGCGTTCATACGGCTCTGGGAATTTTATCTCGCCTACTGCGAAGGCGGGTTTCGCGAGCGTTCGATTGGTGTCGCGCATCTGCGCTTTGCCAAGCCCGGGTATCGCTATGACGTCGCGGAGGGTTCTGCGTGA
- a CDS encoding DUF2878 domain-containing protein: MFWVNLALYQMVWFVSVIGAAHGTWWPAGVGAVAFAAWRIKVSSDVMTECRLVAVALLLGFFIDGALVRSGLATYAASWPAGFAPAWILALWAAFALSIVPLFGYLHARPHLAAALGAIGGPLAYLGAARGWHVVQFATPMWRGLLALACGWGVAMPLLATLARHWLHNGPNVARSVP; this comes from the coding sequence ATGTTCTGGGTCAACCTCGCCCTCTATCAAATGGTTTGGTTTGTATCGGTGATAGGTGCGGCACACGGAACCTGGTGGCCGGCGGGTGTCGGCGCCGTGGCGTTTGCGGCATGGCGCATAAAGGTATCGTCGGATGTCATGACGGAATGCCGCTTGGTCGCCGTCGCATTGTTGCTTGGTTTTTTTATCGACGGCGCGCTGGTACGCAGCGGATTGGCAACCTATGCAGCGTCATGGCCCGCTGGGTTCGCGCCTGCGTGGATACTCGCCCTGTGGGCGGCCTTCGCGCTGAGCATCGTACCGTTGTTCGGTTATCTGCATGCTCGGCCTCACCTCGCAGCAGCGCTTGGCGCGATTGGCGGCCCTTTGGCGTATCTCGGCGCGGCGCGCGGATGGCATGTCGTGCAATTCGCGACACCGATGTGGCGTGGACTACTCGCATTGGCATGTGGCTGGGGTGTGGCGATGCCTCTGCTGGCGACGTTGGCGCGCCACTGGTTGCACAACGGCCCTAACGTGGCGCGGAGCGTGCCGTGA
- a CDS encoding S41 family peptidase produces the protein MTVASIVRCLSVAGLAVLTSCIATKPDRSAPSSIHDIIPAVALQNDVTILAKAYGDLHPGLYRYNTPSQIDDALNDLRRTFAHDQTRASAFLALSQFTATVKCGHTYANFYNQTQSVQNSLFKNANRVPFYFRWIDGKMIVTRNFSDDTRIVPGTEILSIDDIPTSDILRRLMTIARADGSNDAKRVAYLEVQGQDTYEAFDIFLPLFYPKIRTEQRLRLRSPDGSQWSRTVRAVSYQERLSERPEDGGKETLPWTLSFPNKNVALLNMPTWVMYNRKVDWHAYIRKAFETISDKHSESLIIDLRANEGGDDVGDAILSHLIDRDLVLPGYLRLVRYRRVPDDLLPYLDTWDKSFDDWGANAVPYDDRYYRLTRYDDDARGHVVKSEAPVFKGRLIVLIGPTNSSATFQFAQEVRTLHLGALVGSETGGNLRGINGGAFFFLRLPGSGLEVDLPLIGTFPTTPQNDAGITPDVRVPVTADDIAQSRDAVLDDAQRIAR, from the coding sequence ATGACCGTCGCCAGCATCGTGCGATGCCTGTCTGTTGCGGGACTTGCTGTGCTTACGTCGTGCATCGCGACCAAGCCGGATCGATCAGCGCCTTCGTCGATACACGACATCATCCCTGCGGTAGCGTTACAAAACGACGTGACGATATTGGCGAAAGCCTATGGCGATCTTCATCCAGGGCTGTACCGTTACAACACGCCTTCGCAAATCGACGATGCGCTGAACGACTTGCGCCGGACCTTTGCGCACGATCAGACGCGCGCTTCGGCATTCCTCGCGCTCTCGCAATTCACCGCCACCGTAAAGTGCGGGCATACCTACGCCAATTTCTACAATCAAACACAGTCGGTCCAAAACAGCCTGTTTAAGAATGCCAATCGTGTTCCGTTCTACTTTCGCTGGATCGACGGAAAAATGATTGTGACTCGCAACTTCTCCGACGACACACGCATCGTACCAGGCACGGAGATTCTGTCGATCGACGACATTCCGACTTCCGATATCTTGCGGCGGCTCATGACGATCGCACGCGCCGATGGCTCCAATGACGCAAAGCGCGTCGCCTATCTCGAGGTTCAAGGCCAGGATACCTACGAAGCATTCGATATCTTCTTGCCGCTGTTCTACCCCAAGATCAGGACAGAGCAGCGCTTACGACTACGCTCGCCGGACGGCTCGCAATGGTCGCGCACCGTCCGCGCCGTCAGTTATCAGGAGCGTCTATCTGAGCGCCCTGAAGATGGGGGCAAAGAAACATTGCCTTGGACGCTAAGCTTTCCGAACAAAAACGTCGCGCTGCTCAACATGCCTACTTGGGTGATGTACAACCGAAAGGTGGATTGGCATGCCTATATTCGAAAGGCGTTCGAGACAATAAGCGACAAACATAGTGAGTCGCTGATTATCGATTTGCGCGCGAATGAAGGTGGCGATGATGTAGGCGACGCCATTCTCAGCCACCTCATCGACCGCGATCTCGTGCTACCGGGCTATCTTCGATTGGTCAGATACCGGAGAGTGCCGGACGATTTGCTTCCCTATCTCGACACGTGGGACAAGTCATTCGACGATTGGGGCGCAAACGCCGTACCTTACGATGATCGCTACTACCGATTGACGCGCTATGACGACGATGCGCGCGGGCATGTGGTAAAGAGCGAGGCGCCGGTCTTTAAAGGCCGGTTGATCGTGTTGATCGGCCCTACCAACAGCTCCGCTACCTTTCAATTTGCGCAGGAAGTCCGGACGCTGCACTTGGGCGCCTTGGTGGGTAGCGAAACTGGTGGCAACCTGAGAGGCATCAACGGCGGGGCGTTCTTTTTCTTGCGCTTGCCTGGCTCGGGGCTTGAAGTGGATTTGCCCCTCATAGGGACGTTTCCGACGACCCCGCAAAACGATGCGGGAATAACTCCTGATGTTCGTGTTCCAGTCACCGCTGACGACATCGCACAATCGCGTGACGCTGTATTGGACGACGCCCAACGCATTGCACGTTAA
- a CDS encoding NAD-dependent epimerase, whose product MKVLVTGTAGFIGSHVALKLLERGDEVIGFDNLNDYYDVRLKKARLARLVEHPRYTHIQGDLADRDAVEKAFALHKPQRVINLAAQAGVRYAAENPHVYATSNVIGFLHILEGCRHHQVEHLVFASTSSVYGANTDMPFSEHQSAEHPLTLYAATKKANEQMAHSYAHLYGIPSTGLRFFTVYGPWGRPDMALFLFTKAILAGEPIRVFNHGKHKRSFTYIDDIVEGVVRTLDKVPGKDAAWNSNEPDPASSGVAPYRLYNIGNEQPVELLRYIEVLEECLGRKAKMEMLPLQAGDVPDTEADVTELIQSVGYAPKISVATGIANFVSWYREYYGE is encoded by the coding sequence ATGAAAGTGCTCGTTACCGGCACGGCCGGCTTTATCGGTTCGCACGTCGCGCTCAAGTTGCTTGAACGCGGCGACGAAGTCATTGGTTTCGACAACCTCAACGACTATTACGATGTTCGCTTGAAGAAAGCGCGCCTGGCGCGGCTTGTCGAACATCCGCGCTACACGCATATACAAGGCGATCTTGCCGATCGCGATGCCGTGGAAAAAGCGTTCGCGTTGCACAAGCCGCAACGCGTCATCAATCTCGCAGCACAGGCAGGCGTGCGTTACGCCGCGGAAAATCCGCATGTTTACGCCACCAGCAACGTCATCGGTTTTTTGCACATTCTCGAAGGGTGCCGTCACCACCAAGTCGAACACCTGGTGTTCGCCTCGACCAGCTCCGTGTACGGCGCCAACACCGACATGCCCTTCTCCGAGCATCAATCCGCCGAACATCCGCTGACGCTTTACGCCGCCACCAAGAAAGCCAACGAGCAAATGGCGCACAGCTACGCGCATTTGTATGGCATTCCAAGCACTGGCCTGCGGTTCTTTACGGTTTACGGACCGTGGGGTCGCCCCGACATGGCGCTATTTCTCTTCACCAAAGCGATTCTTGCCGGCGAGCCTATTCGCGTTTTCAATCACGGCAAGCACAAGCGCAGCTTTACTTACATCGACGATATTGTCGAAGGCGTCGTTCGCACACTGGACAAGGTTCCCGGCAAAGATGCCGCATGGAACAGCAACGAACCGGATCCGGCGAGCAGCGGTGTCGCACCCTACCGCCTGTACAACATCGGTAACGAACAACCGGTGGAATTGCTTCGTTATATCGAGGTGCTGGAAGAATGCCTGGGCCGCAAGGCGAAGATGGAAATGCTTCCGTTGCAAGCAGGCGACGTACCCGATACCGAAGCAGATGTAACAGAACTGATACAGTCTGTTGGTTACGCGCCAAAAATTTCAGTAGCCACAGGCATCGCCAACTTCGTAAGCTGGTATAGGGAGTACTACGGCGAGTAG
- a CDS encoding lipocalin family protein: MKIKHLIAFASLGLASATASAGSLPPIKPVDHVDLPRFMGNWYVIATIPTRYERNAWNAVETYTLKPDGTVYTAFRFNNESQNGPLKRIHSTGFVQPNSGNAVWGVQVFWPLKAQYIVAYLSPDYTETIVARDARDYTWVMARTPTVSPSDYSALLARVKSLGYDVSEIRKVPQVWPVASGCGIACNH; encoded by the coding sequence ATGAAGATCAAACATCTAATCGCTTTTGCATCGCTCGGGCTTGCATCGGCTACCGCATCGGCCGGCAGCCTCCCCCCGATAAAACCCGTGGATCATGTGGACTTGCCGAGGTTTATGGGCAATTGGTATGTGATCGCCACCATTCCTACGCGCTACGAACGAAATGCGTGGAACGCAGTGGAAACGTATACGCTGAAGCCGGACGGCACCGTCTACACGGCATTCCGTTTCAACAACGAATCGCAAAATGGGCCCCTGAAGCGTATTCATTCCACGGGCTTCGTACAGCCAAACAGTGGCAACGCCGTTTGGGGCGTGCAAGTATTTTGGCCGCTCAAGGCGCAATACATCGTGGCCTACCTGAGCCCCGACTACACCGAAACCATCGTGGCGCGCGATGCACGCGATTACACATGGGTGATGGCGCGCACGCCGACAGTCTCTCCTTCGGATTACTCCGCCTTGCTCGCTCGCGTTAAATCGCTGGGATACGACGTCTCGGAGATTCGAAAGGTGCCACAAGTATGGCCGGTAGCGTCCGGATGCGGGATTGCATGTAACCATTAA
- a CDS encoding DUF1295 domain-containing protein has product MALGWLWQRRHSNTGIVDVLWAASLGIGAIGLAARGHGAAASRIALAVCGGIWGLRLALHLWARVRHESEDGRYRQLRERWKGNQGKLAAFFQFQALLVVLFALPFTAVASNATTHDGWLVFGSIVWIVSVLGESHADRQLARFRQDPLNRGKTCRIGLWRVSRHPNYFFEWLHWFTYVCFAVGSPLAWLAWMGPVVMYLFLRFVSGIPWTEAQALRTRGDDYRDYQRRTSMLIPWFPKHSRDGRG; this is encoded by the coding sequence ATGGCTCTGGGTTGGTTGTGGCAGAGACGTCACAGCAATACGGGCATCGTCGACGTCTTGTGGGCTGCCAGTCTTGGCATCGGAGCGATAGGACTCGCGGCGCGTGGCCACGGCGCCGCCGCGTCGCGTATCGCACTCGCCGTGTGCGGAGGTATTTGGGGTCTGCGCTTGGCGCTTCATTTGTGGGCGCGCGTGCGTCATGAATCCGAAGATGGTCGATACCGTCAACTGCGCGAGCGCTGGAAAGGCAATCAGGGCAAATTGGCGGCGTTCTTTCAGTTTCAAGCTTTGTTGGTCGTTCTTTTCGCTCTGCCGTTTACTGCCGTAGCCAGCAACGCAACGACGCATGATGGCTGGCTCGTATTCGGTTCGATCGTCTGGATCGTTAGCGTGCTGGGCGAATCCCACGCCGATCGTCAGCTTGCGCGCTTTCGCCAAGATCCCCTTAACCGCGGGAAAACCTGCCGGATCGGCTTGTGGCGTGTATCGCGGCATCCGAATTATTTCTTCGAATGGTTGCACTGGTTCACCTATGTCTGCTTCGCGGTGGGATCGCCACTCGCTTGGCTGGCGTGGATGGGACCTGTCGTTATGTACCTGTTTCTTCGTTTCGTCAGCGGCATCCCATGGACCGAGGCGCAGGCGCTGCGCACACGCGGCGACGACTACCGCGATTACCAGCGCCGCACGTCCATGCTGATTCCTTGGTTCCCCAAACACTCTCGCGATGGTCGAGGTTGA
- a CDS encoding cyclopropane-fatty-acyl-phospholipid synthase family protein, translating into MSTVVIPDIELAVDRPARGFLGLAERRMIPDRLLRIGIRQLCKKRLDEENAGGAGTQSWRYARLISALKESPVAIHTDAANAQHYELPPAFFKQCLGARLKYSGCYYSRGDESLDEAELAMLTLYGERAQLHDGQHILELGCGWGSLTLWMAEKYPNAHITAVSNSHSQRRHIEQQCVERGYENVKVLTHDVNTLSLPSAQYDRCVSVEMFEHMRNYSTLLSRISQWLKTDGKLFVHIFAHRTLMYPFETTGESNWMGRHFFTGGLMPSADTLLWFQDHLSIEQRWLVDGTHYQRTANHWLQKQDANHAEVMRELQSVYGAAAQLWCQRWRMFWMACAELFGYDQGREWLVAHYRFVNRPEAS; encoded by the coding sequence ATGAGCACGGTGGTTATCCCTGACATTGAGCTGGCCGTCGATCGACCCGCTCGCGGTTTTCTTGGCTTGGCCGAACGCCGCATGATTCCTGATCGGCTGCTGCGCATCGGCATTCGACAGTTGTGCAAGAAGCGTCTGGACGAAGAAAACGCCGGCGGCGCTGGCACGCAGTCTTGGCGCTACGCCCGCCTTATCAGCGCATTGAAAGAGAGTCCGGTCGCGATCCATACCGATGCGGCCAATGCGCAACACTATGAGCTGCCGCCAGCATTCTTTAAGCAATGCCTTGGCGCGCGTCTGAAGTACTCCGGCTGCTACTACTCTCGCGGCGACGAATCACTGGACGAGGCCGAGCTGGCCATGTTGACGCTCTACGGAGAACGCGCGCAATTGCATGACGGTCAACATATCCTGGAACTCGGCTGCGGATGGGGATCGTTAACGCTATGGATGGCCGAAAAGTACCCAAACGCGCACATTACAGCTGTGTCCAATTCACACAGCCAACGCCGCCATATCGAACAGCAATGCGTGGAGCGCGGATACGAAAACGTGAAAGTGCTGACACACGACGTCAACACGCTCTCCCTCCCTTCCGCCCAATACGACCGTTGCGTTTCAGTCGAGATGTTCGAGCACATGCGCAATTACTCGACGCTGCTTTCCCGTATTTCGCAGTGGTTGAAGACCGATGGGAAACTGTTCGTGCATATCTTTGCGCACCGAACATTGATGTACCCCTTCGAGACCACCGGTGAAAGCAACTGGATGGGGCGTCACTTCTTTACCGGGGGTCTGATGCCGTCCGCCGACACCTTGCTGTGGTTTCAGGACCACTTGTCCATCGAGCAACGCTGGCTCGTCGATGGCACACATTATCAGCGCACCGCTAATCACTGGCTTCAAAAGCAAGACGCGAACCATGCCGAGGTCATGCGCGAATTGCAAAGCGTTTACGGCGCCGCGGCGCAACTGTGGTGCCAGCGGTGGCGCATGTTCTGGATGGCTTGCGCGGAATTATTCGGCTACGACCAAGGTCGGGAGTGGCTGGTTGCGCACTATCGATTCGTCAATCGCCCCGAGGCGAGCTGA
- a CDS encoding GMC oxidoreductase: MIIDYLDSSAVSDIDADLCIIGAGAAGIAIARHFIGTSITVCLIEGGGATGEEQSQALYEGMSIGTVPFDAGTSRMRVFGGSCNLWGGGCIPFGSRDLTERDWVPHSGWPIAYDDLKPYYERAREYCQIEAHEFDDGSFLAPVTHKPIAFDADKLINQVFARSPILFGKAYRTELERAPNITVVLHANLLELHASASGASVRHAHIGSVQGRKGVVRAQHYVLACGGIENARMLLLSKSVSPNGLGNEHDLVGRYFMDHPCGSIGAVITDTPERVTRPYDRNLGKGHAPAFPEIGLSHAFQGARRILNGRVHPFAVEGAVPQGIRSLRDFRAALRPSMQDENTLLEARLCAALKNSPSNDDDMRVRSTNLAMLALRVGLGSGDIVKAMLQKLRHKPTVRSNRVELVGYFEQAPNPDSRITLANERDILGLPKVCVDWRLTELDRHTYRTAAALFGTELAQACGGTYQPARWLNEGDEATAEVHTTAHHLGTTRMSDDPRRGVVDPRCQVHGVDNLHVAGSSVFPTGGWAFPTFTVVALALRLADQLRGMVRTAAFSEAV; the protein is encoded by the coding sequence GTGATCATCGACTATCTCGATAGTTCGGCCGTTTCCGACATTGACGCCGATTTGTGCATTATTGGCGCGGGCGCCGCGGGTATTGCGATCGCACGACACTTTATCGGCACCTCGATCACCGTGTGCCTGATCGAAGGCGGCGGCGCCACCGGCGAAGAGCAGAGCCAAGCGCTGTACGAAGGCATGTCCATCGGCACCGTACCTTTTGATGCCGGCACATCGCGCATGCGCGTCTTTGGCGGCAGCTGCAATTTGTGGGGCGGCGGCTGCATTCCTTTCGGCAGTCGCGATCTAACCGAGCGCGATTGGGTGCCGCACAGCGGCTGGCCGATCGCCTACGACGATTTGAAACCTTATTACGAGCGAGCGCGCGAGTATTGCCAGATCGAGGCGCACGAATTCGACGACGGATCGTTTTTGGCGCCGGTCACTCATAAGCCCATCGCATTCGACGCCGACAAGTTGATCAACCAGGTTTTTGCGCGCAGCCCGATACTTTTCGGCAAGGCGTATCGCACCGAATTGGAACGAGCACCGAACATCACGGTCGTGTTGCACGCCAACCTGCTCGAACTTCATGCATCGGCGAGCGGCGCGTCGGTCCGCCACGCGCATATCGGTTCCGTCCAAGGACGCAAAGGCGTGGTGCGCGCGCAACATTACGTACTGGCCTGCGGCGGCATTGAAAATGCGCGCATGCTGCTGCTGTCCAAATCCGTGTCACCCAATGGCCTAGGTAATGAGCACGATCTCGTCGGCCGCTATTTCATGGATCACCCCTGCGGCAGCATCGGTGCGGTGATTACCGATACGCCGGAGCGCGTTACCCGACCTTACGATCGAAATCTTGGCAAAGGACACGCGCCGGCGTTTCCGGAAATCGGCTTATCGCATGCGTTTCAGGGTGCGCGCCGTATCTTGAATGGACGTGTTCATCCATTTGCTGTCGAAGGCGCTGTGCCACAAGGCATTCGATCCTTGCGCGATTTCCGCGCCGCGTTGCGGCCGTCCATGCAAGACGAAAATACGCTGCTGGAAGCACGTCTTTGCGCCGCCCTGAAAAACTCGCCCTCCAACGATGACGATATGCGCGTGCGTAGCACCAACCTCGCCATGCTGGCGTTGCGCGTCGGCCTTGGTTCCGGGGATATCGTCAAAGCGATGCTGCAAAAGCTGCGGCATAAACCTACCGTGCGCAGCAACCGGGTCGAATTGGTCGGCTATTTCGAGCAGGCGCCCAACCCGGATAGCCGCATCACACTCGCCAACGAGCGCGACATCCTGGGTTTGCCCAAGGTCTGCGTCGACTGGCGGCTTACCGAGCTGGACCGTCATACCTACCGAACCGCAGCGGCGCTGTTCGGCACCGAGCTTGCCCAGGCATGCGGCGGCACCTATCAGCCGGCTAGATGGCTGAACGAAGGCGACGAAGCCACCGCCGAAGTCCACACCACCGCGCACCATCTGGGCACGACGCGCATGTCGGACGACCCGCGACGCGGCGTCGTCGACCCACGCTGCCAGGTGCATGGCGTCGACAATCTGCACGTCGCCGGAAGCTCGGTTTTTCCAACCGGCGGCTGGGCGTTTCCAACCTTTACCGTCGTCGCCCTCGCCTTACGCCTTGCCGATCAACTGCGCGGCATGGTGCGTACTGCCGCGTTCTCCGAGGCGGTTTAG
- the tviB gene encoding Vi polysaccharide biosynthesis UDP-N-acetylglucosamine C-6 dehydrogenase TviB, giving the protein MRKLENTKLAIIGLGYVGLPLAVEFGKHYDTIGFDIKKGRIDELRVGQDSTLEVSAAELAEAARLRFSAELADLADRNTYIVTVPTPIDSAKRPDLTPLIKASEALGKVLSPGDVVVYESTVYPGCTEEICIPILEKVSGLVYNRDFFAGYSPERINPGDKQHRVTSILKVTSGSTPETADFVDSLYSSVITAGTHKVTSLKVAEAAKVIENTQRDLNIALVNDLAILFNKLGIDTLEVLQAAGTKWNFLPFRPGLVGGHCISVDPYYLTHKAQEVGHHPDVILAGRRTNDSMGPYVASEVIRLMVRKGINPVNARILVLGLAFKENCPDLRNTRVVDILKALCGYNAQVDVHDPWVSVAEAEHEYAITPVSKPKDGDYDAVIIAVGHREFVALGAEGIRAFGKPSSVIYDVKYVLPREAVDGRL; this is encoded by the coding sequence ATGCGGAAGCTGGAGAACACCAAACTCGCCATCATTGGACTGGGCTATGTAGGCCTTCCATTGGCCGTGGAATTTGGCAAGCACTACGACACCATCGGCTTTGACATCAAGAAAGGACGCATCGACGAGCTGCGTGTCGGCCAGGACAGCACGCTGGAAGTCAGCGCCGCCGAACTGGCGGAAGCCGCCCGATTGCGGTTCAGCGCCGAATTGGCTGATCTGGCTGATCGCAACACGTACATCGTGACGGTGCCAACACCCATCGACAGCGCCAAGCGCCCCGACCTCACGCCGTTGATCAAGGCGAGCGAAGCCTTGGGCAAGGTGTTGTCGCCGGGCGATGTGGTGGTTTACGAATCGACGGTGTATCCGGGTTGTACCGAAGAAATCTGCATACCGATACTCGAAAAAGTATCGGGCCTGGTTTACAACCGCGATTTCTTTGCCGGTTACAGTCCCGAGCGCATCAATCCGGGCGATAAACAGCATCGTGTCACCAGCATTCTTAAAGTCACGTCCGGCTCGACGCCGGAGACGGCGGATTTTGTCGATAGCTTGTATAGCTCTGTCATCACCGCCGGCACGCACAAAGTGACCTCGCTGAAAGTCGCCGAAGCGGCCAAGGTGATCGAAAACACACAGCGCGATCTCAATATCGCGTTAGTCAACGATCTGGCGATCCTGTTCAACAAGCTGGGCATCGATACGCTGGAAGTTTTGCAAGCGGCTGGCACAAAGTGGAACTTTCTGCCCTTTCGCCCCGGCCTTGTCGGCGGCCATTGCATCAGCGTCGATCCTTACTATCTCACCCACAAAGCGCAAGAAGTTGGGCATCACCCCGATGTCATTCTCGCCGGACGACGCACCAACGACAGCATGGGGCCTTATGTCGCCAGCGAGGTAATCCGCTTGATGGTGCGCAAAGGCATCAACCCGGTGAATGCACGCATTCTGGTGCTGGGCTTGGCGTTCAAGGAAAACTGCCCCGATTTGCGTAACACGCGCGTGGTGGACATTCTGAAAGCGCTTTGCGGTTACAACGCGCAGGTCGATGTTCACGATCCCTGGGTCAGCGTCGCCGAGGCCGAACACGAATACGCGATTACGCCCGTGAGCAAGCCGAAAGATGGCGACTACGATGCGGTGATCATCGCCGTCGGACATCGGGAATTTGTCGCATTGGGCGCGGAAGGCATTCGCGCCTTTGGCAAGCCGTCGTCGGTCATTTACGACGTGAAATACGTACTCCCGCGCGAAGCGGTCGACGGACGCCTTTAA